Proteins encoded together in one Solanum lycopersicum chromosome 7, SLM_r2.1 window:
- the LOC101247836 gene encoding nuclear pore complex protein NUP1 isoform X3: MSPRLDPVVRHRRNNLKVLDNEDPATTQDVGDDNKCTSSYVISRSTEGNKDDSSMGKLNEIPEAEKLEEEKPKNSTPIEGKEEDPSMAKSKGISEAEKLEEEKPKNSSDSVEISRIEQLMQGKSFSRDEITRLTKILNSKIIDEQEKIASITAEGDIGRLHLAHETPRRPNDRNQDETGFAMPGTSTPLPQTNVRDEVGASPIDIARAYMGSRRLSKGNDSYGFVSKVEQAPQNRFHPPPSPKSSTCWPAAMVQDQHGHFTPLNQRGCGLVEFPRTPYSRTLLPKSRDRQTQSQVGSRWLDPSQSSIYSQEKTRTDLPLPSYGSVGPIRRIRNKFGSESRPRKSIFLNSPNASSPLEKVGASKLFLPAAAGKNLEVGQTSGLEKYQSVDHRVGTSEEPMPLISSSNDAVRKILEQLDRHKPTPAEKAAELKLASKWKKYPGKEISDSTPNDKMKSSHLGDFGIRMNNGLAAAQSSKEGDNGTVNRVEIPQEQTTRGTDTGTDASAKAASIANVLGTTAKANTVPPFTSKAADSQVKSFFSGSHNPSLRKDSIHTDDGQKDKGATPQWPSFRNQSNGQNAATLSNSTGFQLPRNAPGQASGAKPNLPSIFVNKPNPRNATFPDNGFGFSFPVPASSGALSEPPTPSMPSPAAGVLSQPVDASTSPVYAFGTGKSAERLVFSFPSTSNASVPVDASDLKFSFGTDRKSRLSFGAIGKATC; the protein is encoded by the exons ATGTCTCCAAGGTTGGACCCAGTGGTCAGGCACAGGAGAAACAACTTGAAGGTCTTAG ATAATGAAGATCCAGCAACAACACAAGATGTTGGAGATGACAACAAATGTACTTCAAGT TATGTGATATCCAGATCTACTGAAGGAAATAAAGATGATTCAAGCATGGGGAAATTAAATGAGATCCCCGAAGCAGAGAAGCTGGAAGAAGAGAAACCAAAGAATTCTACTCCTATTGAAGGAAAGGAAGAGGATCCAAGTATGGCGAAATCAAAGGGGATCTCCGAAGCAGAGAAGCTGGAAGAAGAGAAACCAAAGAATTCCTCTGATAGTGTTGAAATTTCGAGAATTGAGCAGCTCATGCAGGGGAAATCATTTTCAAG GGATGAAATAACGCGTTTGACAAAGATATTAAACTCAAAGATTATCGATGAACAAGAAAAGATAGCTAGCATTACAGCTGAAGGAGACATTGGAAGGTTACATTTAGCACACGAGACACCTAGAAGACCAAATGACAGGAATCAGGATGAAACAGGCTTTGCTATGCCTGGAACTTCAACACCTCTTCCCCAAACAAAC GTACGAGATGAAGTTGGCGCATCCCCCATTGATATTGCAAGAGCTTACATGGGAAGCCGTAGGTTAAGTAAGGGAAATGATTCTTATGGTTTTGTATCCAAGGTGGAGCAAGCTCCCCAAAATAGGTTTCATCCACCACCTTCACCGAAGTCATCGACTTGTTGGCCTGCTGCCATGGTGCAAGATCAGCATGGTCATTTTACTCCACTGAATCAGAGAGGATGTGGGCTTGTTGAGTTCCCGAGGACCCCATACTCTAGGACATTATTGCCGAAATCCAGAGATAGG CAGACGCAGTCGCAAGTTGGTAGCAGGTGGCTAGATCCCTCTCAATCATCAATCTACAGCCAG GAGAAGACTAGGACGGATTTACCTCTTCCAAGCTATGGATCTGTGGGACCGATTCGGCGCATACGGAATAAATTTGGCTCAGAATCTCGCCCTAGGAAATCCATTTTCCTGAATTCTCCAAATGCTTCTTCACCTTTAGAAAAAGTTGGTGCTTCCAAATTGTTCTTGCCTGCTGCTGCCGGAAAGAATTTGGAAGTTGGTCAAACTAGTGGTCTGGAGAAGTACCAGTCAGTGGACCATAGAGTAGGCACGTCTGAAGAACCTATGCCACTCATAAGTTCTTCAAATGATGctgtaagaaaaatattagagCAACTTGATAGACACAAACCCACTCCTGCAGAAAAGGCAGCTGAATTGAAGCTGGCAAGCAAATGGAAGAAATATCCCGGCAAAGAAATCTCTGATTCCACtccaaatgataaaatgaaatcATCACATTTAGGAGACTTTGGAATACGTATGAACAATGGTCTGGCAGCTGCCCAATCGTCCAAGGAAGGAGATAATGGAACAGTCAATCGTGTGGAAATACCTCAAGAGCAAACTACCCGTGGAACTGACACTGGTACGGATGCTAGTGCTAAAGCTGCTAGTATAGCTAATGTGTTAGGTACAACGGCTAAAGCCAATACTGTCCCGCCCTTCACTTCTAAGGCAGCTGATTCCCAAGTCAAAAGTTTCTTTTCTGGTTCTCACAATCCAAGTTTGCGCAAG GACTCGATACACACTGATGATGGACAAAAAGATAAAGGTGCTACCCCACAGTGGCCTTCTTTCCGTAATCAAAGCAATGGGCAGAATGCTGCAACGTTATCCAACTCCACGGGTTTCCAGCTACCAAGAAATGCTCCTGGACAAGCCTCTGGTGCAAAACCTAACTTGCCATCCATTTTTGTGAATAAGCCCAATCCTAGAAATGCGACTTTCCCAGACAATGGGTTTGGATTCAGTTTCCCAGTCCCTGCGTCATCTGGAGCACTCTCAGAACCACCAACACCATCCATGCCATCTCCCGCAGCCGGTGTCCTCTCTCAGCCAGTGGATGCATCCACTTCTCCAGTGTACGCCTTCGGCACTGGTAAATCAGCTGAACGACTAGTCTTCTCTTTTCCCTCTACGAGCAATGCATCTGTTCCCGTGGATGCTTCAGATCTCAAGTTTAGCTTTGGAACAGACAGGAAATCAAGACTATCTTTTGGTGCAATAGGAAAAGCAACATGCTAG
- the LOC101247836 gene encoding nuclear pore complex protein NUP1 isoform X4, with product MGFGDRWIKDKLLHFHYKIMKIQQQHKMLEMTTNVLQVSTEGNKDDSSMGKLNEIPEAEKLEEEKPKNSTPIEGKEEDPSMAKSKGISEAEKLEEEKPKNSSDSVEISRIEQLMQGKSFSRDEITRLTKILNSKIIDEQEKIASITAEGDIGRLHLAHETPRRPNDRNQDETGFAMPGTSTPLPQTNVRDEVGASPIDIARAYMGSRRLSKGNDSYGFVSKVEQAPQNRFHPPPSPKSSTCWPAAMVQDQHGHFTPLNQRGCGLVEFPRTPYSRTLLPKSRDRQTQSQVGSRWLDPSQSSIYSQEKTRTDLPLPSYGSVGPIRRIRNKFGSESRPRKSIFLNSPNASSPLEKVGASKLFLPAAAGKNLEVGQTSGLEKYQSVDHRVGTSEEPMPLISSSNDAVRKILEQLDRHKPTPAEKAAELKLASKWKKYPGKEISDSTPNDKMKSSHLGDFGIRMNNGLAAAQSSKEGDNGTVNRVEIPQEQTTRGTDTGTDASAKAASIANVLGTTAKANTVPPFTSKAADSQVKSFFSGSHNPSLRKDSIHTDDGQKDKGATPQWPSFRNQSNGQNAATLSNSTGFQLPRNAPGQASGAKPNLPSIFVNKPNPRNATFPDNGFGFSFPVPASSGALSEPPTPSMPSPAAGVLSQPVDASTSPVYAFGTGKSAERLVFSFPSTSNASVPVDASDLKFSFGTDRKSRLSFGAIGKATC from the exons ATGGGGTTTGGAGATAGGTGGATCAAGGATAAGTTACTGCATTTCCACTATAAG ATAATGAAGATCCAGCAACAACACAAGATGTTGGAGATGACAACAAATGTACTTCAAGT ATCTACTGAAGGAAATAAAGATGATTCAAGCATGGGGAAATTAAATGAGATCCCCGAAGCAGAGAAGCTGGAAGAAGAGAAACCAAAGAATTCTACTCCTATTGAAGGAAAGGAAGAGGATCCAAGTATGGCGAAATCAAAGGGGATCTCCGAAGCAGAGAAGCTGGAAGAAGAGAAACCAAAGAATTCCTCTGATAGTGTTGAAATTTCGAGAATTGAGCAGCTCATGCAGGGGAAATCATTTTCAAG GGATGAAATAACGCGTTTGACAAAGATATTAAACTCAAAGATTATCGATGAACAAGAAAAGATAGCTAGCATTACAGCTGAAGGAGACATTGGAAGGTTACATTTAGCACACGAGACACCTAGAAGACCAAATGACAGGAATCAGGATGAAACAGGCTTTGCTATGCCTGGAACTTCAACACCTCTTCCCCAAACAAAC GTACGAGATGAAGTTGGCGCATCCCCCATTGATATTGCAAGAGCTTACATGGGAAGCCGTAGGTTAAGTAAGGGAAATGATTCTTATGGTTTTGTATCCAAGGTGGAGCAAGCTCCCCAAAATAGGTTTCATCCACCACCTTCACCGAAGTCATCGACTTGTTGGCCTGCTGCCATGGTGCAAGATCAGCATGGTCATTTTACTCCACTGAATCAGAGAGGATGTGGGCTTGTTGAGTTCCCGAGGACCCCATACTCTAGGACATTATTGCCGAAATCCAGAGATAGG CAGACGCAGTCGCAAGTTGGTAGCAGGTGGCTAGATCCCTCTCAATCATCAATCTACAGCCAG GAGAAGACTAGGACGGATTTACCTCTTCCAAGCTATGGATCTGTGGGACCGATTCGGCGCATACGGAATAAATTTGGCTCAGAATCTCGCCCTAGGAAATCCATTTTCCTGAATTCTCCAAATGCTTCTTCACCTTTAGAAAAAGTTGGTGCTTCCAAATTGTTCTTGCCTGCTGCTGCCGGAAAGAATTTGGAAGTTGGTCAAACTAGTGGTCTGGAGAAGTACCAGTCAGTGGACCATAGAGTAGGCACGTCTGAAGAACCTATGCCACTCATAAGTTCTTCAAATGATGctgtaagaaaaatattagagCAACTTGATAGACACAAACCCACTCCTGCAGAAAAGGCAGCTGAATTGAAGCTGGCAAGCAAATGGAAGAAATATCCCGGCAAAGAAATCTCTGATTCCACtccaaatgataaaatgaaatcATCACATTTAGGAGACTTTGGAATACGTATGAACAATGGTCTGGCAGCTGCCCAATCGTCCAAGGAAGGAGATAATGGAACAGTCAATCGTGTGGAAATACCTCAAGAGCAAACTACCCGTGGAACTGACACTGGTACGGATGCTAGTGCTAAAGCTGCTAGTATAGCTAATGTGTTAGGTACAACGGCTAAAGCCAATACTGTCCCGCCCTTCACTTCTAAGGCAGCTGATTCCCAAGTCAAAAGTTTCTTTTCTGGTTCTCACAATCCAAGTTTGCGCAAG GACTCGATACACACTGATGATGGACAAAAAGATAAAGGTGCTACCCCACAGTGGCCTTCTTTCCGTAATCAAAGCAATGGGCAGAATGCTGCAACGTTATCCAACTCCACGGGTTTCCAGCTACCAAGAAATGCTCCTGGACAAGCCTCTGGTGCAAAACCTAACTTGCCATCCATTTTTGTGAATAAGCCCAATCCTAGAAATGCGACTTTCCCAGACAATGGGTTTGGATTCAGTTTCCCAGTCCCTGCGTCATCTGGAGCACTCTCAGAACCACCAACACCATCCATGCCATCTCCCGCAGCCGGTGTCCTCTCTCAGCCAGTGGATGCATCCACTTCTCCAGTGTACGCCTTCGGCACTGGTAAATCAGCTGAACGACTAGTCTTCTCTTTTCCCTCTACGAGCAATGCATCTGTTCCCGTGGATGCTTCAGATCTCAAGTTTAGCTTTGGAACAGACAGGAAATCAAGACTATCTTTTGGTGCAATAGGAAAAGCAACATGCTAG
- the LOC101247836 gene encoding nuclear pore complex protein NUP1 isoform X7: MGKLNEIPEAEKLEEEKPKNSTPIEGKEEDPSMAKSKGISEAEKLEEEKPKNSSDSVEISRIEQLMQGKSFSRDEITRLTKILNSKIIDEQEKIASITAEGDIGRLHLAHETPRRPNDRNQDETGFAMPGTSTPLPQTNVRDEVGASPIDIARAYMGSRRLSKGNDSYGFVSKVEQAPQNRFHPPPSPKSSTCWPAAMVQDQHGHFTPLNQRGCGLVEFPRTPYSRTLLPKSRDRTQSQVGSRWLDPSQSSIYSQEKTRTDLPLPSYGSVGPIRRIRNKFGSESRPRKSIFLNSPNASSPLEKVGASKLFLPAAAGKNLEVGQTSGLEKYQSVDHRVGTSEEPMPLISSSNDAVRKILEQLDRHKPTPAEKAAELKLASKWKKYPGKEISDSTPNDKMKSSHLGDFGIRMNNGLAAAQSSKEGDNGTVNRVEIPQEQTTRGTDTGTDASAKAASIANVLGTTAKANTVPPFTSKAADSQVKSFFSGSHNPSLRKDSIHTDDGQKDKGATPQWPSFRNQSNGQNAATLSNSTGFQLPRNAPGQASGAKPNLPSIFVNKPNPRNATFPDNGFGFSFPVPASSGALSEPPTPSMPSPAAGVLSQPVDASTSPVYAFGTGKSAERLVFSFPSTSNASVPVDASDLKFSFGTDRKSRLSFGAIGKATC, from the exons ATGGGGAAATTAAATGAGATCCCCGAAGCAGAGAAGCTGGAAGAAGAGAAACCAAAGAATTCTACTCCTATTGAAGGAAAGGAAGAGGATCCAAGTATGGCGAAATCAAAGGGGATCTCCGAAGCAGAGAAGCTGGAAGAAGAGAAACCAAAGAATTCCTCTGATAGTGTTGAAATTTCGAGAATTGAGCAGCTCATGCAGGGGAAATCATTTTCAAG GGATGAAATAACGCGTTTGACAAAGATATTAAACTCAAAGATTATCGATGAACAAGAAAAGATAGCTAGCATTACAGCTGAAGGAGACATTGGAAGGTTACATTTAGCACACGAGACACCTAGAAGACCAAATGACAGGAATCAGGATGAAACAGGCTTTGCTATGCCTGGAACTTCAACACCTCTTCCCCAAACAAAC GTACGAGATGAAGTTGGCGCATCCCCCATTGATATTGCAAGAGCTTACATGGGAAGCCGTAGGTTAAGTAAGGGAAATGATTCTTATGGTTTTGTATCCAAGGTGGAGCAAGCTCCCCAAAATAGGTTTCATCCACCACCTTCACCGAAGTCATCGACTTGTTGGCCTGCTGCCATGGTGCAAGATCAGCATGGTCATTTTACTCCACTGAATCAGAGAGGATGTGGGCTTGTTGAGTTCCCGAGGACCCCATACTCTAGGACATTATTGCCGAAATCCAGAGATAGG ACGCAGTCGCAAGTTGGTAGCAGGTGGCTAGATCCCTCTCAATCATCAATCTACAGCCAG GAGAAGACTAGGACGGATTTACCTCTTCCAAGCTATGGATCTGTGGGACCGATTCGGCGCATACGGAATAAATTTGGCTCAGAATCTCGCCCTAGGAAATCCATTTTCCTGAATTCTCCAAATGCTTCTTCACCTTTAGAAAAAGTTGGTGCTTCCAAATTGTTCTTGCCTGCTGCTGCCGGAAAGAATTTGGAAGTTGGTCAAACTAGTGGTCTGGAGAAGTACCAGTCAGTGGACCATAGAGTAGGCACGTCTGAAGAACCTATGCCACTCATAAGTTCTTCAAATGATGctgtaagaaaaatattagagCAACTTGATAGACACAAACCCACTCCTGCAGAAAAGGCAGCTGAATTGAAGCTGGCAAGCAAATGGAAGAAATATCCCGGCAAAGAAATCTCTGATTCCACtccaaatgataaaatgaaatcATCACATTTAGGAGACTTTGGAATACGTATGAACAATGGTCTGGCAGCTGCCCAATCGTCCAAGGAAGGAGATAATGGAACAGTCAATCGTGTGGAAATACCTCAAGAGCAAACTACCCGTGGAACTGACACTGGTACGGATGCTAGTGCTAAAGCTGCTAGTATAGCTAATGTGTTAGGTACAACGGCTAAAGCCAATACTGTCCCGCCCTTCACTTCTAAGGCAGCTGATTCCCAAGTCAAAAGTTTCTTTTCTGGTTCTCACAATCCAAGTTTGCGCAAG GACTCGATACACACTGATGATGGACAAAAAGATAAAGGTGCTACCCCACAGTGGCCTTCTTTCCGTAATCAAAGCAATGGGCAGAATGCTGCAACGTTATCCAACTCCACGGGTTTCCAGCTACCAAGAAATGCTCCTGGACAAGCCTCTGGTGCAAAACCTAACTTGCCATCCATTTTTGTGAATAAGCCCAATCCTAGAAATGCGACTTTCCCAGACAATGGGTTTGGATTCAGTTTCCCAGTCCCTGCGTCATCTGGAGCACTCTCAGAACCACCAACACCATCCATGCCATCTCCCGCAGCCGGTGTCCTCTCTCAGCCAGTGGATGCATCCACTTCTCCAGTGTACGCCTTCGGCACTGGTAAATCAGCTGAACGACTAGTCTTCTCTTTTCCCTCTACGAGCAATGCATCTGTTCCCGTGGATGCTTCAGATCTCAAGTTTAGCTTTGGAACAGACAGGAAATCAAGACTATCTTTTGGTGCAATAGGAAAAGCAACATGCTAG